TTGGTGAccctgaaaaaatattttggaatacagtacACAGTAGTGCCAATTTGTTGATCtttgttgtaattttcaaaaaatcaaaaaaatacttagtcaaaaaataataaatttttttcgacttttcgaaGTTGGCagtaatgaacaaaaaattggcatcactgcgttctaaaatatttcttcagagTTATTAGTAAATTCTAGCTTTctaacttcattgggtaaaattttatgaaaagtacaaccttcaaaaatctactgaaagcTCCACGAAcagctcaaaatggttcaaaactattttaaattcatttagaaGGTCCAAAATAAGATTTAtaccaaatttttcttttttttgtgtgttactttggtaaaattttttttaatgtcttgCTGTTTCTTTatcaaaaatccaccaaaaactGAATGCACTTTGGCAACTGAAATTTAAGCTGATAATGCTTTTTCGTATGAGATTTGAGGTTCTgaatcaaaaaaacacaatttttacgaaaatggcCTTACTTTGAGGATCATTGAATTGACTTAGTCTCCTGACCTGAACAACCAGAGGTCTCAAAATTTTCCCGGGTAGTCTCCTACTCAACGTAAACTTCCtcgccaattttcgtcaaaattcaggatgttttttttcctcattccaTCCTGATGTAGGTAAATGCTTcattaaaataggtaatgaaaacaCAAATTCTGCTTAGGCGCCTACATCTACAGTATACGTAAACCTAAGCCAGCCACATCGATCAGTGTAATGAATTAATATCACAATATCGAATCAAGTTTATAATTCGACATAGGTAGACTACACGTATCTAAAAAATATACAGTAAATATGTTATCCATTCCTATTTATTCAACAATCATGCATAACGTTCGTTGAACCTGAATGTAGAGattttttatgctcttttttattttatattcgaATGGGAGTAGGtacaatttatttattcaatattcataaaGTTTGAAGGCCGGATCTAATCGTTCTTATACCTATAAGAAATTCACATAGTATAGGATATAGGTAAGGTATTAAAGTTTTCTTCGCAGCTACAATAAAGTCATTGTGACAAAAATAATCACACCATAACATGGGTACTTGAACTAGATCGATAATGGTAATGGTGATCAATTCACGAAACCAGGGTGATAATaattaaataagtacctacacctaTCTGGGATCTACCTCGTGTATCTCTCACATCTTTATTTCTAATTATTGTTCTACGAAGGTACCTACAAAAGTGTATCCTACGACTCGTGTTGATAAATTTGCATACCTCAAACTCGAAGGAGAACTCTCATACAAAACCCACAAGACGACATATTTCTTCACATCTGTCACGACTGAAGGATCACAGCAGCATTGAacttgatgagttttttttttttttttttttttttgtaaacttttacGAAACTGCTGCATAATCATACTCGAAACGTTGCACTGCTTCGCTAGTCAATAATCGTACAGTAACTACACGATAACCAAGTGTAAAATCATCCAATTAGCTAAGGCTGAATAATCGTACATATCCGAAATTCACGGTCATTTGATCTCGATTGGTCGAAAGGCTAGGTAAGTAGGCcaataaaatattatatttgGGTAATTATTCGTACACTATTACGCTTAAATAGCTGATAACTGATAAGAAATTGTCTAAACGTATTGTCGCTTGTCGCCTGTGTCGAAGACTTGACAGAGTTGTTCGGTTTTACCTACACCTGCTATATtgtaattatgaatttttccatttatattttagtcatttttgccACCCTTGTGTCGGTGTGTTGGTGTGAAAAAAATGCCGATTTGGATACTTTACTAGCTGATAAGAATTTCGTTCGTAAACAAATTAGCTGCGTTTTGGGTAAAGGAAGATGTGATAAATTTGGTACTAATTTGAAAGGTGAGTAAAGATTTTgtatagatttttattttttatttaaaaaaggtTTGGTAATTGGattaacataggtaggtatgaggTCTTCGTAAAGAATATTTTCATCTTAAACTAATGCGATCGTTTAATTAAAACTCGattattaattaggtacccATGATGAGAATGAGAATATAAGAATACCATTCTCCTTGATATTAGGTTATCctaatgatttatttttaattattcattcacATATCGCACCATCGCGCATCGATCGTCCATcgagtatcaatttttttttctcgccacGTATCGTggcttttgttttaaaaaaaaaatataattagcATACCTGTAGGCGATCCCATTGATGATTGGGAGAATGGATTGTTTAGCACGTAACATAATCAATATTGACTTCGTAATCGTATAGGTAGATATACTTGTAGGTACTTAGATTAATAATAAGCGACCATTTCTCAAAACAATGTATTGGGTAATGGTCATCATCGGTGTAGATGACCTCCAAACCATTAATGAATATGTTGACATGCGTTTCATTTATTAGCCTGGTAAAAggaaatattgaaataggtCCGTTATTATTGCCATGTACCATGTACCTCTActtataccttacctacccagGTATATAATGATGTAATTCAAATATTATATTAGTCTTTCGTCTTCTTATATGTGTATGACCAGTCGAGAATAATTATGAAATCTTTTGTCGTATCTGCTAGAACTTCAAATGTGTACGAGTTTACgagtaaaatataatttcacGCTGAATTTCTGGTGTATTTTTCACCTCTGTATGAGTATTATATTACACTTATGGATAAAATATTTAATCCGAGTTTATCtttacgaatattttttgtccaatgatgaatgaatttcacaaaatattATACTATAACTCGAATACATAA
The sequence above is a segment of the Planococcus citri chromosome 3, ihPlaCitr1.1, whole genome shotgun sequence genome. Coding sequences within it:
- the LOC135840895 gene encoding ejaculatory bulb-specific protein 3 — encoded protein: MNFSIYILVIFATLVSVCWCEKNADLDTLLADKNFVRKQISCVLGKGRCDKFGTNLKASLPKVIGQNCESCSPEEATNAKKIIGFVKQNYPEVWNKVAQRYSGK